The sequence AATTGAAGGCGAAATTAGAGGGTTAGAAAAATAAGACATAGATAGAAGAGACACGGATGAAATTTGGTGGAGAAGCTTAATTCATTTCTTAATTGATTGCTCACAACTACAGCTCTTCTGGCTAATATAGCCGAACACTACACGTAACATAGGAGTACTTAATCTACCCTTACAGTAATAATGAAATACCACAATTACGCCTTTCATCCTACCCCAGGGACAGAAACATGCCCATAAACTATTCTAAATTCAACCTAAGCTAAGAATAAAATATAACCTTGACTAACTAAGAAGTCAACAAATCCATCTGAACCGCCAACACATAACGACAAAACCAACCTATAAAAGCAAACAATAGGCGCAAGTCTCGAAACAAAATTTCGAGCTCAAGAAAAATCGTAGAATTTTCTTACACAACGGTTTGAAGCCGAGTCAACCGGGACTAGCATGACTGACTTGggacacatcatcatcaacttcGATGAAAACTAATAGGAAAACGCAGAATCTTCTCTACTGGTAAGAGAAACGCTATCCAACAACAATAAAACTTTAgtcttaatatttaaaatttcttaTTTGATAACTATTCACTACGACAGATGCAAAACCATATCTCACCGAACATCAACCATTTAATCGAAGGATAAAACATTGAGAAATCAAACCAAAATCCGATCATAAGGCACAAACTTAACTACCTACCTTTATTTGAACTTCCTAATCAGCAACAACACAACCCAACAGGAAGAAATCAGGGAATAAAGAGGGaattaaaataagaaatcaaCACATATAAGAAGCAACACAGACTGGACATgccggaagaagaaaaaaaaaaactaatccaTCATTTACAGTTACTACAGAAATACCCGAATTGAAAAACTAACCTGATTTGGTCCCGTCCGGCAACAAGATCTGGCACCACTGCGATTGGCCATGAGAGAATCAATTTggggttttagtttccaaaaagaTGAAATGTTGACAGTGGCACAATGAGAGACGTTAGTGACAAAAGCAATGTATCTGTTGAAAGGGTATTTTATAAGCAATTCATGTAAGTAAAAATCGTATTAAACAACAAATATACTACTCAGTAAAATATATTAGCAAGTTCAAAGGAgtgagtaaaaaagaaaaaaaaaccattgAGACCGTATAATCCTGAAACGCTAACCCTTGAACTATTTCAAAAGATCGAACAAAGTACTTCTCAGGATCAGGTTCTCGACCCCAATCTTTAATGCAAATATGTCAATTCAAACACTCTAAAAATATAAGTCAAAATCAAATATGGGTTTGCCACAGAAGGTGCATAATCTTGAGTTATACTTCGCGTGTAGGCCATTGCCTTAAGGGTTTTAAGCAATTACATGTTGAAGTGGAAACTATTATTGCTGGCCTTGAATGGGCTATATCTTGGAGGtttggaagaattttggtggTTTCTGATTCCGTCAGTGTCGTTCATTTTTTTCGCTGACTTTAAGAAAACCACAACGTGAAGCAAAACCGTATGTActcacaaaataaaaaataaaaaaatcgatACTGAGAAATACCAATACACAAATGAAAACTTTGAAAATGAGTAGCTTCTACCAACACGGAAATCCTAGATTGAAGTCATGCATATGTTGAAAAATATACGATGGTTGGTCGATTAATATGACTTGTTTGATTATGAGTACGCGAGGCTGATGACGAACAATATTTAACCGTTCAAAGAATGCTTCAGTCGCATATGGAGAGGTaggtattgatggtggatttttgacgaaggctaaactaataaaatcataattttacatatttctgatccagcaatcagaagAGTATGTGAAATTCATATTTCATAATTTAAGTGTGAAAGCCTTTCAACTGAGCTTTCAATATTTCGAATATTTCATCAACACTGAGCAATTTTAGCATTcacttctgtatagaatcgagaatgattggacgactcctaaatGGATTGACCACTAGCATAGAGCAATCACGTCTTCATGACGTCGCGAATGTTCCATGACTATGCAGAATAAACATTcggaacgagtatgatgcttctactACCTCATACCTCAATTCTCAAATAAATATAATCCTCCCGGACAGactgcctgctagtatagagccattaattaatcaattctagtcgcaaaattcatcaattgaattcctagaaaatattctatctCCATCATAATATTACATTACTTCAATCCATGGATTTTCCAAGCATAATTCCATGGGCtattaataaatattcaacgttcGGGCatttgggccaccaccgagtaagccccgagaaaatggtgcgagtgtacttagcaataacgcacgaacgagcacccaaatatgcACAAAtgagcatccaaaatatggatgaACGAAGAAGTATGgagacctatgcaaaataggataggcattgttattcaaaaagaTTTTGGTGCGCAGCTTGTTGCCAGGCTACCTTCTACCGATGTGATgaattttttatctttttctttaaaaataaataaataaaataataataataataataataatagaaattGTATAGCTAATTAAGACCTAAATTACAAAATAGGTACTTGTCGTTAGGTTGCCCTCTATTGACAttgtaccttgtatttgattCTTTTGTTAATAAAAGCCTTTGCGACgccttttaataataataataataataataataataattgcaattgAAACATCCCTTTGCACCACCTCCAATCATTCCTGCAGATAACCCCTCGTCAAATGCATTATATGTGGATTCTAAAAGTGTTTTACAGGCTTTGAAGAGCTTCCCCAAAGGAACAACGTATGGGAGAGATGGTCTTAGAGCCCAACATTTGTTGGATGCTCTAAGTGGTGCAGCTGCAGCTGTAGCAGAAGacctcttacagtctattgtggGGGTTGTTAACCTATGGATGGAGGGTAGATGTATTGCCATTCTTGGTGAATTTGTCGCAAGTGCATCATTGACTCCTTTGCTCAAGCCGGGTGGTGGATTGAGACCCATCGCAGTGGGCACAATATGGAGGAGATTATATTCCAAGTTGGCTGCCAATTTGGTGTGTAAAGATTTGACTACATACCTTGGCAATCATCAGTTTGGTGCTGGGGTACCATGCGGTGGGGAAGCCATCTTACACTCAGCGAACAAGCTTGTGGAGTTCAAAGGCAGCCAAGATAATATGACCATGATGCTCGTAGACTTCACCAATGCATTCAACACGGTGGACATGACTGTCTTAATCAATGAAGTTCGATCCAAATGTCCCAGCATTGCAAGGTGGGTCGAATTTTGTTATTCTAAGCCGACTAGATTGTATTATAACGATACAGTCCTATCTTATGCAAAAGGCGTCCAACAAGGTGACCCACTAGGGCCACTTCTTTTTGCTCTTATAATTCATCCACTTGTATTGCAGATTGCAGCTGAGTGTACTCTTGACCTTCATGCATGGTACCTCGACGATGGTACCATTGCAGGCGATACACTGGAGGTTGCAAAAGCCCTTAGTATCATCCAAGCTAAAGGTCCTGCTAGAGGATTGCATTTGAATGTCAGTAAGACTGAGATATTCTGGCCAACTAATGATCCAAGAAGAGTAACACATGGTGTTTTCCCGCCCAATATTAGTAGACCTATTCGCGGTATGAAATTACTTGATTTGGTGGCAGGTAGAGTTGAAAAGTCTGTACATTTAATGAATTCCATTAAGAAGCTAAAAGACCCACAAAGTGAATTGCTTCTCTTGCGTAACTGTACTGGGGTGTCCAAGCTGTATTTCACGTTACGTACGACTTCTCCCTTAGCACTGCAGTCTGCCACAACATTACTTGACACTCACCTGGTTCAATATTTGAGGCACTTGGTGGTTGGTGATGGCGCTGGTTTTGGACAACTACAACAGAGAATTGCTACACTTCCCATTTCAGATGGTGGATTAGGAGTGCACACTATGACAGACACATCTAAGTATTGTTATATTTCTTCATATGCTCAAACACAGTATTTGCAAAACACTATGTTGCAGGGTGCATCCATTTCAGAACCTGGACAGAGCTTCTATCACGCCTTGCAGGCATACATTCCGGTTTGTGGTCTTCATCCTTCTGATTTTGATATTAATACTGCTGCACCCCATTTCAGAACCTATGATGCAGGGTGCATCCATTTCAAAACCTGGACAGAGCTTCTATCACGCCTTACAGGCATACATTCCGGTTTGTGGTCTTCATCCTTCTGATTTCGATATTAATACATTCCGGTTTGTCGTCTATCGATGCCAGCTTAAATGAGTCTAATCCCGGTGGCGCCGCTATGTTGGATGATGAGTTATTCCAGCGGGTTAGGACGCCTATGAACCTTCGTCTTTCTGTTGCAAGCGGTGAGACAAGTGAGTGGCTTCTATCGGAGGAGGTTGCCGACCTGCTTTTGCTTCCTGTTAATGCTAATCTCCGACTCCGTCTATCACGCGGTGACTTTACTTTACCTCAGATCTCTTTCCTTTCTACAGCAAAACCTTGTCCCTAATGCTCTCCATGGATAGACTACGTCCTCTCCATCTCTTATTGCCAGAAGATGATTGTTAGTTTGAATTTGATGGAGGCGCTTTCCTCTTCTCGTTACCTGCGATTGACCCGTAACAACAAGGACTTAACCAGGTTAGTCCTCAGGTGGATCCCCTTGGTCCACACCTGCATTACCGCGTGGGGGGAGGCCACTCCAACTATGGAGGATGTTGTTTCTTTGACTGGGCTTCCTCTTCATGGAAGCCATGATTACCAAGATGTACGGCGGCGGTACATTAACTGTGGAGGATGAAGAGATTTTGAGTTTCTTGAAACAGGTGCGATTGGACTCTAATAAGCGCCTCAGCGTAGCTGGGTCTTCGTCCGCGTCGAAACTTCCTTCCAAGCGCTCCAAGAACAAAAGTTCGGAAGGTGCTCCTCTTTCTAGAGGCAAATCGACTCTCACTGCCGAAGAAGTTGCTGAAACTCCTAGAACTCCCCGAGATCCTGCTCGGCGTGCAACCATGAACATGTGGGTCAAGATGTGGGCGCCTCGCCAAGTTGGTGAATCTCAATGGGAGCCTCCTACGCTACCTCCTGGCGCCGGTGATCGGCACATGTTGGCCGCCTTCTTGTCGTATTGGTTATCTCACGAGGTGTTCGAGTATTCTCCCAGTGACACGATTAGGGATGACTTGATGGTCATGGCAGTGTTGATGTCTCGCGGCATATCGTTCCCTCTGGCATCTATGTTCTTAGGGGGTTTATTCCATCACTTGGATTTGTTGAGCAGTGACATTTTGAAAGCAAACAACGCTGATTACAAAGTTTGAAACTTTTGTCCCGGCTAATTTTCTTAGATGTGGTCATGGGAACATTATCGCGCCTATCGCTCAGAATTCGCGGAGCTGGATTTCGAAGGAGAGAGGATCGTGACCGCCGAGGATGGTAGTGATCAGATTGTTACTTATCCCATCTCTTATCCTCGGACTGCTCTCTACGAGAAGATTACAGCCAAGCCGTCAGTCCGCTTAGCTCCTTTGCTGGATAATCTTGAGGAGTTCACATTTTTTCCTTACGATGATGGTGAAAGTGGGGAGATTTCTCATAGGTTTTCTTCCTTGTTTCCAGAGGATTTCGTGGATACTCAGCTGGATTCCCCTTCTTATGAGGTTTATTTCGTCGTTGCGGTTACTCCAGGGTACCTACCTGGCTATTACAAGGGCGAGTTTTACGCGGAAGCTTACAATCTTAACCGCATGGCTCGACAGGCTGGGTTTGATCAGGGCACAGGTTCTTTCCTCGTCCCTGCTTGTAGTGCTGATCTTGGCGTGATAGAGGAGAGTTTTATGCGTTCTGTTTTTAAGAACGGTAGTCCGCGTTTCTGTCGTCCTCCTCTCAATCCCTTAAAAGCTCCGCAAGTTGGTCGTGAATTGAAAGTCACTCATCAATGGTGTCTATATTGGCTCAAAGAGATGAAGAATATCCATGGTGCCTTGCTGGCAGCACCTATGGAGGTTCCTTCTACAGCTCTATCAGATTTGCATCCCCTTGGGCGCTTCAAGCTTCCTCAGGCCGTCATGCGCCTTCATAACCTTGGTTTTAGTGCCAAAGGTAAACGCTTAGACGCACCCCTTTCTCGTAGTAAATTTCGATCTAAACCATCTGCAGTGTCAAAAGTTCAAGCGGTTGTTCGTGACTTGAGTGAATCTCTACCGCCGGAACCTCAGGTATCACCCTTTGCTCAACTGTATCATGAATTTTTTTACCATAATTGCTGGGAATATTCATTATGTTGTCCTCCAATCTTATCCAAATGTCCCAGCGCATGGTCCCCTGAAGTTTTTTGCACATGAATGGTTCGGGATTAATGTTCGTGATTTGCCACAGAGGTTCGCTGATAGGCAGAAATGCCATGACTCGGGAGTGGTCCCAATTCCTCGTTTTCTGAAGTCTCCGCCTCGTCAATCTTCCTCAGATAAAGGGGTGGATTTCCTTAGAGGACGCTCTTTCAGGCGCCATGCGTTCCAGCCAGAGGGGAGCGGTGCCTCAAGTCTGCTTCTACGCCCGACCGCCTCGGAGGTGTCTTTAGTACCTCCTGGGCGTTCATCTCGGCTCTTACTGGGTCAATTGACTGCTCAAGCATCTGGTTCACCAGGTATTAAATATACACATGAGTATCTCTCCTCTTCCCcccctttttttatatatatataatttttctttatttgtggACACGTGTCTGTTTATTTGTCGTTTATCTTGTTTGTCGGGACATACCCTTTCCTATAAATATAAACAGAATGGAGGTGGATCAGCTCATCTCACTCCACTTTTACCTCCTTCTTTCTTTAGGTGGTCACAACGCTTCTAGTGCTAGTTATTCTTCTTCTGTTCTCGCTCATGTGTCGCAGAACGTTATTGACTGTCAGTCTTCAGCGGTTATTCAAGTGAGTTGGTTGAGAGATTTTCCTCTCTTCTCTTCCACCCCTTTTATAACTGTCCCTTTATGGCTGTTGTTCGTTATGTGTTGTAGGTCGGAAGCATGCCAAAGCATGGTCGCAATGAAGGTAGGGAAAGTACCGAGAAATCGAAGAAAAGTAGGACTCTACCGCGTCCCCAGAACGACGCACTCCAGCCAATCACGCGGGAGGTTTCGTTAGCGGAGGGTGGTTCAGACGCTCCTCTCACTTTTCTTATCGAGGGCAGGCCTATTGAGCGGTCTTTTATTCACCACGGGGAGGAGTATGTTTCATTGCACGGCTTTTGGGTCCCTCCTCACCTCGAGGCTTTGTATACTCAGATCGTGTTTGAGCATGGTCACATTGGCTCTGGCGTTGTTCTTCCTGAAGCCAATGTCGTTACCTCTCTTACCCTGACTGTTTTGGACGTGGTGAACGAGATGGCGGACGCTGGGGATCACCCATCTTCTACTCAACTTCAAGCTTGGCGTAGGGTGATCGATAATGCAACAAAGATGAAGTTTAATGTTGCATGGCTGGACGATCTCTCGCAGGAGTTGGATGTCAAGGCGAATTCTCGTCGTCCTCAGCTGCCTAGCATTATTGAGGGTCACAGGAAGCGTATCATTGATATCGCCGCTTTCGTGGCTGAGTTCAAGGCCACTCAATATCGCTTAATCCAGGAA comes from Papaver somniferum cultivar HN1 chromosome 7, ASM357369v1, whole genome shotgun sequence and encodes:
- the LOC113294642 gene encoding uncharacterized protein LOC113294642; this encodes MWSWEHYRAYRSEFAELDFEGERIVTAEDGSDQIVTYPISYPRTALYEKITAKPSVRLAPLLDNLEEFTFFPYDDGESGEISHRFSSLFPEDFVDTQLDSPSYEVYFVVAVTPGYLPGYYKGEFYAEAYNLNRMARQAGFDQGTGSFLVPACSADLGVIEESFMRSVFKNGSPRFCRPPLNPLKAPQVGRELKVTHQWCLYWLKEMKNIHGALLAAPMEVPSTALSDLHPLGRFKLPQAVMRLHNLGFSAKGKRLDAPLSRSKFRSKPSAVSKVQAVVRDLSESLPPEPQRFADRQKCHDSGVVPIPRFLKSPPRQSSSDKGVDFLRGRSFRRHAFQPEGSGASSLLLRPTASEVSLVPPGRSSRLLLGQLTAQASGSPGGHNASSASYSSSVLAHVSQNVIDCQSSAVIQVGSMPKHGRNEGRESTEKSKKSRTLPRPQNDALQPITREVSLAEGGSDAPLTFLIEGRPIERSFIHHGEEYVSLHGFWVPPHLEALYTQIVFEHGHIGSGVVLPEANVVTSLTLTVLDVVNEMADAGDHPSSTQLQAWRRVIDNATKMKFNVAWLDDLSQELDVKANSRRPQLPSIIEGHRKRIIDIAAFVAEFKATQYRLIQESVDPAEAMLEEEKRLLGEVEVDLGNKDV